The DNA region CCTCTACTAGCTCTGGCCGGCGACCAAAGCTCTGAGCCTCTGTCCCTGTGAGAGACCGACCATTGCAGGTAGCAGTCGTGCAAGCGTGGCATTAAAGGCTTCTTGCCGGGCGGCCAACCAGAACAAGAACCCCAGAAGCGAAGATCCTAGGagtagccgcagcagcagcagcagcacagtGCGtaaagaggaggaggaagcttTCCTTTTACGGCCACCGAATCAGTCGCTGCCGTTTTGACGGCGGCGACCCAATCCGCGGCTCGCATTCCAGTTTCTCGCCGTTTTCAGTCAGTCTACCGCTAGTTGTGGGGGGAGTATAAAATACTCCGCCACCACCACGGCCCAGCTGCGCGGCAGCGGAAGCCTCCTCCCGACCTGCCTGCTCTGCCCCTCCCCAGATctccacgccgcgccgccgtcccacCCCATGGAGCACGACGCCGAGGCGCGCCGCGGGTTCGCCAGGATGGGCTTCGGGTtcgtgctcctcctcctccttgggGTTTCACGCCAGCAAGGCTGGAGCTTTCGTCTGACGGCATCTTTTCGCTGTGCGCGCGCGCAGGTGCAAGCACTACCGGAGGAGGTGCCGGATCCGCGCGCCCTGCTGCGGCGACGTCTTCCACTGCCGCCATTGCCACAACGAGTCCACGGTGCCgtcctccccctcccctcccctccgtCTCCTGCTCATCTGCTTCCATCACGAGCGACGCCTGACGCGCTGACGTCTCTTGCTCTGTTTTCTGTTCTGCTATCCATCCATGTGCTTCTTGATCTCGGTCCGCGTCATTGGATTGGGTTGGGCGCAGAAAGACGGGCACGAGCTCGACCGGCACGCCGTCCAATCGGTGCACTTTCTTTACTATACGCTACTCCTTCATCCTGCTCCCGATGCTACCCTGTTTCTTCTTGGGTTGACTTCTCCTCCTCGCCTTGCAGGTCATCTGCCTTGTTTGCGACACCGAGCAGCCggttagtattttcaattgaaTCAGTCATGAACTCATGCTACTAGTATGGCGCTGGCTGTCTCAATGGCATGTGGGACTGGACTGGATCCGTATTATGTCAGCGTTGCAACGGCAAACCAAGAATTTTCTCTATGAATTCAGGAGATTcatatttttttttgttatttttttcctttctgtTTTTCAGGTTGCGCCGGTGTGCTGCAACTGCGGAGTCTGCATGGGGGAGTACTTCTGCAGGACGTGCAAGTTCTTCGACGATGATGTGAGATGCTTTTTTTTTTCAGACGCTACCATTGGTAGATTATTTCGGTTGATCATCTGGTTGGTGTTGATGGGATGATGTTGTTTTGTAGGTTGACAAGGAGCACTACCATTGCAAAGACTGCGGCATCTGCAGGTGTGTCTCCACTTTCCACGTAGGGATCTGAATCGCTGTGGAAACTGCGGTTCTGCACGACTTCAGTTCAGCTGCTGTTTTAAATTTGATCCAATTTCGTTTGAAAGTGATCATGGGAATGTGGTTTACTTGGAATCTCTGAAAAATATTTCCTATTTCAAAGTTGCTGAACTGACTGAAAATTTCGACAGAGTTGGAGGTAGGGAAAACTTCTTCCACTGCCAGAAGTGTGGTAAGCCATTCTTCTGCATCTCCCATCCTCTGAATCCAGTCTCCTCCCGTTTCTTGATTACTGCGTTTCTGCCATCAGGATCTTGCTActcgacgaccctgcgggagAAGCACTGCTGCATCGAGAACTCGATGAAGAATAACTGCCCCATCTGCTACGAGGTGTGTCCGTCTGCCGTTGTTCCATGGTCTTACAGTCTCACTGAAACTGAAATGAAATGAACCTCAGCTGATCATGTGAAAACTGCACTGTTCTTGCAAGGCAGTACCTGTTTGATTCGTTGAGGGAGACGTCCGTGCTCCGGTGTGGGCACACGATGCACCTGCAGTGCTTCCACGAGATGTTGAAGCACGACAAGTAAGCGCCCATGCTGCTTTACTGGCACCTCTCACTCTCTTTCTTCCGTGTGAGCTTGATTTTCCTAGCTAGATAATGCTATCCATGATGTAGGTTCTCTTGTCCCATATGCTCGACGTCTATCTTCGACATGGACAAGTTCCTGAGGGCCCTGGATGCAGAGGTGCGCAGATCTCTCAGCAAGTTCTCAGCATGTTCCATGGACCATGGGCAAGAAAGATTGTGATTTCTGATACTAGTAGAATTTAGCATTTTCCCTCTCTAATCTGCAGCAAAGAGTCATTTCTGAAAAAGAACCAGCATAAAAGTTGAAATGATGCATTTAGTCCTCGTGCGTGTTGGAGAAAAAATAGTAGTTGAAATGATGGATGGAGAAAACTAGTATTTAGAGCATAAAGATTAACGAATCACAGCCGATTACTGCAAGTACATATGGCAAATGTTGAAATGGTTGCGCCAATCTGAAAAGTCTCTTTGTCTGAATACTGAAAGTGCTTTGCTTCGCTCTCTGCAGATGGAAGCAAGCTACTGTTACATGGGAAAGGTCAGTAGTGCCTAACTGCTCCGCTGACATGACCCAACCTTCTATCTCCCATTTGATCTGGAGTCTGGACCCCATTTGATCTGCTCTCTTGTTCTTCTGGACAGAGCATTTATACTCGTAAAATTCAGGCCATTTATCAGCAACCAGAATCATTCAGATACTGAAAATGTCGAGAAGCAGctgccaaaaaaaaaatcagagaGGAGCTTTGCAAGCGGCTGCGAAGTTGCTAGTCACCACGCTGATGGTTTTTGCTCGTGCTTTGCGCAGGGATGGATCGTGTGCTACGACTGCAGGGACACGACGCAGGTCTTCTCCGGCGTGGCGGGGCACAAGTGCTGCCACTGCCAGTCGCACAACACCTGCAGGGTCGCTCCCCCCGTCCTCCCGTAGCCTGTAGCGGTCGCCAGATCATTGTCCATCTGTCGATCTCTATACGTGTCAGCGGCGAAGATACGCACGTGTCATTATAGCTTCCATTCTACCTATGTCTTCTATTCCAGTCCAGGATGAACTGCGGCATTTTCGTCTCACCACATAATACGCAGAATTAGCGTACATACACCCAGCTTATGACGCATTTGTACCACAATGAAGGTCAGGTCTCTATGACAGCAATTTTGGATGGAAAATTATTTTCCGCGGGATTGGAAAAATAGCTATATCTACATGAGATGTGCTTTTGTTGGAAATGCGTAATATTTAGTTCAAATGTATCGTCTTCTCAAGAACCAAGCTAATTTGGGGGTTTAATGTACTTCGTTTCAAATTATAGGTCATTTTAATATATTATACGTTAAATTGTCCAAGCTCGTTCCCGCAACAATCGTGGACAGGGCCTAAAACGCTCAGAGCCCGACAGAGGATATAATGACAAGGACCACATAATCCTGTTGGGAAAGAATAATAGtgttatttatttatatatgaCTCTTTAGCAAATCTGAAAGTGACTTCACGTACAATGTTTATAACGAGACATATATTTGGGCAAGGGTAATGGTGTGGCAGATTTGTACGTTGTTGAGGAACCAAAACCGATTATGAATTCATTTCTGGGCCCATGCTAGACGTCCTACCCACCATCCCCATCCAAAACATCTGGTTCGTTGGGCTTAAAGCTTCTGCGGGCCGTCGCGCCCCATACAAAATCTCCCCACTCCCGCCGCGTCGCTTTCCTTCCCTTCCTCTCTCGATGCCCCTCGTTGCGGCCACTGTGGAGTCCTGGCGCTTGGTCCCCGGTCCAGGAACACGCATCGAGTGACATCGTCTTGGCGCCATGGCAGCAGGCTGACAGCGACCCCTCCGTCCTCCCGAGTCCTGTCGCTGTCCCCGCTCGGCTCATAAATCGGGCAACGACTATGGCGCGGATGGGGATTTCCCGTTTCGATTTCCCTTCCTCTGCATCTGGTATAGGAATTGTTAAGCTTTCTTTCACCCTCGTTTCCACCCTTTCCATTTTTCTTGTTCCTCCAGCCTTCTCACTTGCTGCTACGGTTTGGTTGGTTTTCTGGTCTTCTGGATTGGGGCGTCCTTGCGCTGGGCGTGCTCCCGCCGGCGAGGCCAAGTTCAAGTTCAACCCGTTGGGCGCCTTCCGTTGCGTCTGACGGTGATCTATATCCGGGCCACATGGATAGGCGGAGACGCGCCGTCGaatcggcggcgccggcggcagtTATGGTGCTCTTGCTGCTGTCCATCGCTCCTGCTGGGGGAGCAAGGAGAGGTACGCCGATTCGTCTCACGCGAGTGAAATTCCTGATGAAGCCCATCGCATCAAGTTCTGATTAGTTGCTTTGTTCCCAGATTGGGGTTTCCGTTCCCCATCTTCATCTGTCGGTTTTACTGAGCCCAACACAAGTAAGTAAATATGCATTCAAAATCATCACTATCTTGGTAGTACTTGTTAATGGTAAATAAGAGACTTCGGATTGGGTTTCTTACTAGCACTGCCTTGTGTAAACCAAGTGTTCTGATTGTCACAGAACCCGATGTCAAGAACAATGGGCAGACTTTTGTTTTTAACTATACTCTGGCCAAGGCTATTGTGGAATATGCTTCAGCTGTAAGCTATCCCCCCTCCCCTTCATTTTAGCTGATTGCAATATGTACTACTAGATGTCTATATCATTTCCCCACCATCTTTTCCTTGCATTTCTCAAGAGTCAGCAACACCTTTTGCTTTTTACTTATTATCATTCGTTCAATATTAGTTTTTCAGTTTTATATTTTAATATTCTCATAAAGAAACCCACTTTTTTTTCCTGGTATACAGGTATATATGACAGACCTAACGGCTCTATATGCATGGACATGCTCAAGATGCAATGACTTGACTCGAGTATGGTGTTTAGTAATAGTTTAATGTAATTTGTTTCAGTTTAAGCACAACAAATATGCACTTTTCACTTACTTTATTGTGGGTCCCTTTTTACAAAACAGGGCTTTGAGGTGACATGTATAATTGTTGATGTCCAGAATTGCTTGCAGGTCTCTATGCTACTGCCTTTCCATTATATTGTTCAGAGTATTTTTACAGTCAATTTCATTGAAATAAAAATAAGCATCTGGTGATTGACCATCCAATGTGGCAGGCATTCGTCGGTGTCGATCACAAACTCAATGCTATCATTGTTGCGATAAGGGGAACTCAAGAGAA from Panicum hallii strain FIL2 chromosome 9, PHallii_v3.1, whole genome shotgun sequence includes:
- the LOC112874715 gene encoding E3 ubiquitin-protein ligase SRFP1 isoform X2 → MEHDAEARRGFARMGFGCKHYRRRCRIRAPCCGDVFHCRHCHNESTKDGHELDRHAVQSVICLVCDTEQPVAPVCCNCGVCMGEYFCRTCKFFDDDVDKEHYHCKDCGICRVGGRENFFHCQKCGSCYSTTLREKHCCIENSMKNNCPICYEYLFDSLRETSVLRCGHTMHLQCFHEMLKHDKFSCPICSTSIFDMDKFLRALDAEMEASYCYMGKSIYTRKIQAIYQQPESFRY
- the LOC112874715 gene encoding E3 ubiquitin-protein ligase SRFP1 isoform X1, with protein sequence MEHDAEARRGFARMGFGCKHYRRRCRIRAPCCGDVFHCRHCHNESTKDGHELDRHAVQSVICLVCDTEQPVAPVCCNCGVCMGEYFCRTCKFFDDDVDKEHYHCKDCGICRVGGRENFFHCQKCGSCYSTTLREKHCCIENSMKNNCPICYEYLFDSLRETSVLRCGHTMHLQCFHEMLKHDKFSCPICSTSIFDMDKFLRALDAEMEASYCYMGKGWIVCYDCRDTTQVFSGVAGHKCCHCQSHNTCRVAPPVLP